AATCGGTTGAGCGGGAATGCTACAATCGCGATCAGCCCTCTTCAAAACAATTTCCATTGGCGGAAACCTTATGAAATCGCTGCTCCATCGCGCGTTATTGCTGCTGGTTGCGTTCGGATCGACATCGCTCCTTTCGTTGGCTCGCGGAGCCGACCAACCGAACTTTGTCTTCCTTATCTCCGAAGACAATTCGATGCACTATATGAAGATGTTCGATCCTCACGGCGCAGCGACTCCAAATATCGAAGCCCTTGCCGCCAATGGGCTGTTGTTCGAAAACGCCTTCTCCAACGCGCCGGTCTGCTCGGTCGCTCGCACGACATTAATTACAAGTTGTTACGGGCCGCGGATCGGCACGCAGTTCCATCGTCGCAGCCAGCCCGCTCCGATGCCCGAAGGGTTACGGATGTGGCCCGCCTATCTCCGCGATGCCGGCTACTACACGACCAACAACAGCAAAAAAGATTACAACGCGATCGAAGGTCCCGGCGTCTGGGATGCGTCGTCGGGCAAAGCGAATTGGCGCGGCCGCAAACCGGGCCAACCCTTCTTCCATAAACAGTCGTTCGGAACGACGCACGAGAGCCGGCTGCATTTCTCGCGTCAGTCGATGGAGGAGAACCCGACGACCACCGATCCCGCAATCGTCTTCGTCGCTCCCTACCATCCCGACACGCCGACCTTCCGCTACACCAACGCCAAGTATCGCGATCTGATGCAGCAGGTCGATGCAGAGATCGGCAAGGTCGTCGATCGATTGGAAGCGGACGGTCTGTTGGAGGAGACTTTCATTTTCTACTTCGGCGATCATGGCGGAGTGTTGCCGCGCGGCAAGGGCTACGCCTACGACAGCGGTTTGCACATTCCGCTGGTCGTGCGGATTCCGGCCAAGTACCAACATCTTGTCGACGCCACGCGAGGCAGCCGCAGCGAAGGCTTTGTCAGCTTCATCGACTTCGGCCCGACACTGCTTCATTTGGCGGCAGTCGACGTGCCACAAGGCGTCGACGGTAAACCGTTTTTGGGACCAGGGATCTCGGCCGCCGAACTGGCCAGCCGCGACGAAGCGTTTGGTTACGCCGACCGATTCGATGAAAAGTGGGACCTCGTGCGGACGCTGCGGAAGGGACGTTACGAATACGTTCGCAGCTTCCAACCGTTTAATTTTGATGGCTTGCATAACAACTATCGCTACAAATCGCTGGCCTTTCAGGAATGGAGAGATCTGTTTGCGGCGGGCGAGTTGAACGCCGTGCAGGCTCAATTTTTCCAACCTCGCAGCGTCGAAGCGTTATACGATTTGAAGTCCGATCCGCACGAAACGATCAACTTGGCCGGCGATCCTCGATACGCCGACGTGCTGATGGAGTTGCGAACGCAATTGGGACAACGGATGCGGCAGATGCCCGACCTCAGCCTGTTTCCCGAGAGCGTGCTGATCGACCAAGCGATGGATAACCCGGTGGCGTTTGGTCAGTGGCAGCAGGAGCGAATCGCGGCGGCAATGGATGTCGCCGATCTCAGCTTGCAACCGTTCCTCGATGCGGCGCCGGCGATCGCTAAAACGCTCGCCGCAGAGGATGAACTGCTCCGCTACTGGGGCTGCATCGTTTGCAGCTGTCACGGCAAACAGGCGGCATCGATGGCAGACGTTCTGCGCCGACTGGCGGTCGGTGACGCCAGCCGCTTGGTCCGGGTGAGGGCTGCGGAAAGCTTGAGTCTGATCGCCGGGGAGGATCCGCGGCCGGTGATCATGCAGGCGCTGCGATCGACGACTTCGCCACTCGAAGCGGCGGAGATCCTGAACACGGTCGTGATGCTTCAAGACGGCCCGACGGCTGTCGATTTCGAGATTACCGCGGCGTCGCTGGCAAGCTTAAAATTGACGGCTAGCGACGATGCGGCGCTGCGACGGCTGGAGTATCTGGATCCGAGCTTCCAGCCGATCGCAAAAAAGAAGCAGCCGCAGGGCAAAGCGAAAAAGCGGCCTTGATCAAGCTCGCGGCCGGCCGGGGCGAGTCGGCGTGTAGGTGCAGCAATCGGCCGGGCAAACATCTTCGCAGGCGGGCAATTCGCCTGCAGTCGCTCGTCCGTCGCGGCGACCGATCCGCTCTTCCACCAGTTCGCGGATCATGCGGACAAAACTTGGATGCGTCCCGACAGTCCCGGCGCGTTGCATTTCGATCCCCAGCGATTTGCAAAGGGCGGCCGCTTCGTCGTCGAGGTCGTAGATGACTTCCATGTGATCCGATGTGAATCCGATCGGCAAGATCACCAAACGATCGAGCGATCCGCCGTCGGCGGCGGCTTGCTGATGCAAGGCTTCGATCCGGTCGCAGATATCGGGCTCCAACCACGGAACCTGCGGCGGGCCGCTGCGACTTTGATAACACAGTTCCCAATTAGCCGATCCGGTCTGTTGGGCGACCAATCGCGAAGCCTCGGTCAACTGCTGCACGTAGTTGCAGTTTTCAGCCATCGAAATCGGGATGCTGTGAGCGGTGAACAGGACCGGCACCTCGCCGCGAACCGCTTCGGGGAAAGCGGCCAAAGCGTCGTTCAAGCGACTGGCAACCGCTTCGATAAAGCTGGGGTGATTGAATCCCAACCGCAGCCGAACGATCGTCGGTGCGTTGGGGCCGATCTGCTTTTGGGCGTCGGCGATGTTTTCGCGGTACTGGCGGCATCCGCTGTAACAGCTGAACATGCTGGTGAAAAAAGCGATTCCGTTTTTCTTGCCGTCGTCGCGCATGCTCATCAACGCGTCGGCGATCGTCGGTTCCCAGTTGCGGTTGCCCCAGTAGATCGGCAGCTGCACGCCGGCGCGACGCAGTTCGTGATGGACGGCGCTCAACAGTTCGCGATTCTGATCGTTGATCGGACTCTTGCCGCCAAACTTTTTGTAATGTTCGGCAACTTCAAGCATCCGCTCATGCGGAACGTTTTTGCCTCGCAGCACGTTCTCCAAGAACGGGACGACGTCTTCGAGCCCCTCCGGTCCACCGAAGGAGATCAACAAAAAGGCGTCGAGACTCTCGGGGGCCGGAGCCGTTGCATTGGTCAAATCGGTAGCGGTTACTGGCACGTCGTGGAACAACCATGAGAGATGGGAGAGGGAAGGTGTGTGCGGGACGATCACAACGTTAACCGTGACGATCGCCCACGGCGCAACATCATTCTATTATGCCTTCGAATCGGCCGTCGCACCAACGGACAACTTCATCGAAGCTCAATTTCAACGAGAAGTTCGATCCGATTGTTCTCACCCGCCAAACCGACGCTACACAAGCAACAGGCTGGCCAGGCCGAGGACCAAGAAGAAGCCGCACATATCGGTGATCGTCGTCAGCAACGGGCCCGATGCGATCGCCGGATCAACCCCAGCTCGTTTCAAAATCAGCGGAACCACGCCGCCAAACGAGACGGCGATCATCGTGTTCATGCAGAGCGCGAATCCAACGACAAAGCCGAGCATCGCGTCCCCTTTCCACAGCATCGCCGCGGTGGCGATCAGCAATCCGAGCGTGAAGCCGTTGAGGATGCCAACCGAAATCTCTTTGAACCAAACGCGGAGGGCTTCGTTCGGTTTGACCAACCCGAGGGAGAGTTCTCGCATACTCACGGCGACCGCTTGATTGCCGCTGCAGCCGCTCATGTCGGAGATGATCGGCAGGAAGACCGCCAGGGCGATCACCGATTCGAGCGTGTCCTGGAAGAAAGCGATCACGCTTGCCGCCATGATATTCAGCAAGATGTTGACGCTCAGCCATGAAAGTCGCCGCTTGCTGCGATCCAGCAGCGGCAGACTACGCACCTCTTCGCCACCTACGATACCCTGGCTCTTCAAATAGTCGCTGCGTTGTTGTTCGCTGCGGGCGTATTCAACAGCGGCTCGCTGCACGACGCCCAGCAAATCGCCTTGGGCATCGATCACCGGAACGCCTAGAAAGGCGTGCGATTCGAGCAAGTCTTCGACATCGTCCAACGACATCGTATCGAGCACCGAGATCGGATTGGCGACCATGATGTCGCGAAGCGGAGTGGCGCGTTTAGAGAGGAGCAGATCTCGCAGCGGCAGCACGCCGACCAACCGCTCGCCATCGCAGACAAACGAATATTGGATGTCGTAATGCCGGTATTCATCCGCGTTTTCGGCGAGGTCCTCGATCACATCGCGGACCGTTTGGTCGGCTTGAAAGCTGACGTATTCGGTGATCATCAGACCGCCGGCGGTGTCCGATGCGTATTGCATCAACGTCCGCGCGTCGGCCGCCTCTTCGGGAGTCATCTGGTCGATGATCTCCGCGGCGTTGGCTTCGGACAGTTCGGCGATCAGGTCGGCGCGGTGATCGCTGGTCACCTCGTCGAGGATCAGCGCGGCGACGCTGGTCGGCAGGTGATCGATGATCTCGACAGCACTCGCTTCGACCACATGCTCCATCAAATTCGCAGCGAGCTCGGGCGTTAGGCTGGCGACAGCTTCGGCTTGCGAATCGGGGGACAGCCGATCCAACGCGACCACGGCATCAGCCATCTCGCCCGTTGCAACAAGGTTCGCGATCTCGGCAATCCCCGCAGCTTCCGGGGCTTCGTCTTCCGTTGCGGGGTCGAGCTGCAAATGATTCATGATGTTTGCTTCCAAGCCGGTTAGACGAGCCGAAGTTCAAGTGCGCACACGGTCACTGAATCGGTACAAAGCACGTTCTCAGAAAAACGCCAGCTGTGCAAGGAGAGGTGCCCTGGCGAAGCGATCGGTTGGTTAGTCCGAATCGCGGTCGTCCAAGTGCCCCGTTCGGCCGATCGCTCGGATCAATCGCATCATCACCAGCAAGCTGATCGAAATCCCGATCAGTCCGACCAGGCTGATGTTATGCAGGCCGAACCGCCACGGTTCGGTGAACAACAGCGGCGGAACTTCACGGCTGAGCAGCAGCGACGAACCGAGAAAGAGCGCGCTGGCCAGCATCCCCAACACCAATCGATTCACCGGCGGCCCGAGCCGGCGATGCTGCAGATTGACTTTCAGATGCCCCTGCCGGACCTGTTCCAACATGCTGACCAATTGGTCCGGCACAACCTCCAGGAAGTTTTCAGCTTCCATATAGATCCGCCGCGCTTGGCGCAACCGCCGCCGCGGTGAAAGCCGCCGCATCATCGCGCGGCGCAGGAAACCACGCATGATCTCCAAGGTGCTGAAGCGGGCATCGAGTTCGCGCAACGTCCCTTCCAGCGAGATCAGCATCTTCAACAGCAGCGCCGATTGATGCGGCAGCTTGATCGAATGCCGATGCAAGATCTCCGACAGATCGTTCAGCGCCCCGGTCAGATCGAAACGATCGAGGTCTTGAGGCCCGTAGGTCGACAGATATTCGGCGACATCGATCGACAGCGCCGCCTCGTCGATATCCTCGCGCGCTTTGCCGACGCGCTTGATCAGCCGCGTCAGCTGCATCTGATCGCTGGCGGAGATCGCATACAGCATTTCTTCGATCGTCTCGCGCAAACGGTCATCGATCCGGCCGACCATTCCGAAATCGAGGATCCCCAATTCGTCGCTGCCGATCGCCAGCAGGTTTCCCGGATGCGGATCGGCATGAAAGGTGCCGTGTACAAACAGCATCTGCATGTAGCACTGGGCGATCCGTTGCGTCAGTTGTTCGCGGTCGCACGCTGGCGGCGGCTGGTCGGAGAACTTTGTCAGCGAGACGCCATCGATCCACTGCATCACCAGCACGCGATGGGTCGACAGCGCGTCGAAGGTCTTGGGGACATGGACCTTGGGATCGTTGGCCAAGAATCCACCGAACAGCCGCATATTCTGCAGTTCGCGTTCGAAATCGAGCTCGCGACGCAACATCGGCCCCATTTGAGCGACCATTTCAGCCGGGCCCCAGGCCGCCAGCGAGCTGACGCGTTGAGCCAGTTGGGCGAACCCCGACAGCACATCCAGATCGCGAAGGATCGTGCTTTCGATTCCCTTGCGTTGGACTTTGACCGCCACATCGGACCCATCGATCAAGCGACCGCGATGGACCTGACCGATCGACGCAACAGCGGTTGGAACGGGATCGAATTCAGCAAAGTGGAGTTCGAAC
Above is a genomic segment from Rosistilla ulvae containing:
- a CDS encoding sulfatase-like hydrolase/transferase → MKSLLHRALLLLVAFGSTSLLSLARGADQPNFVFLISEDNSMHYMKMFDPHGAATPNIEALAANGLLFENAFSNAPVCSVARTTLITSCYGPRIGTQFHRRSQPAPMPEGLRMWPAYLRDAGYYTTNNSKKDYNAIEGPGVWDASSGKANWRGRKPGQPFFHKQSFGTTHESRLHFSRQSMEENPTTTDPAIVFVAPYHPDTPTFRYTNAKYRDLMQQVDAEIGKVVDRLEADGLLEETFIFYFGDHGGVLPRGKGYAYDSGLHIPLVVRIPAKYQHLVDATRGSRSEGFVSFIDFGPTLLHLAAVDVPQGVDGKPFLGPGISAAELASRDEAFGYADRFDEKWDLVRTLRKGRYEYVRSFQPFNFDGLHNNYRYKSLAFQEWRDLFAAGELNAVQAQFFQPRSVEALYDLKSDPHETINLAGDPRYADVLMELRTQLGQRMRQMPDLSLFPESVLIDQAMDNPVAFGQWQQERIAAAMDVADLSLQPFLDAAPAIAKTLAAEDELLRYWGCIVCSCHGKQAASMADVLRRLAVGDASRLVRVRAAESLSLIAGEDPRPVIMQALRSTTSPLEAAEILNTVVMLQDGPTAVDFEITAASLASLKLTASDDAALRRLEYLDPSFQPIAKKKQPQGKAKKRP
- a CDS encoding ferrochelatase, which gives rise to MPVTATDLTNATAPAPESLDAFLLISFGGPEGLEDVVPFLENVLRGKNVPHERMLEVAEHYKKFGGKSPINDQNRELLSAVHHELRRAGVQLPIYWGNRNWEPTIADALMSMRDDGKKNGIAFFTSMFSCYSGCRQYRENIADAQKQIGPNAPTIVRLRLGFNHPSFIEAVASRLNDALAAFPEAVRGEVPVLFTAHSIPISMAENCNYVQQLTEASRLVAQQTGSANWELCYQSRSGPPQVPWLEPDICDRIEALHQQAAADGGSLDRLVILPIGFTSDHMEVIYDLDDEAAALCKSLGIEMQRAGTVGTHPSFVRMIRELVEERIGRRDGRATAGELPACEDVCPADCCTYTPTRPGRPRA
- the mgtE gene encoding magnesium transporter is translated as MNHLQLDPATEDEAPEAAGIAEIANLVATGEMADAVVALDRLSPDSQAEAVASLTPELAANLMEHVVEASAVEIIDHLPTSVAALILDEVTSDHRADLIAELSEANAAEIIDQMTPEEAADARTLMQYASDTAGGLMITEYVSFQADQTVRDVIEDLAENADEYRHYDIQYSFVCDGERLVGVLPLRDLLLSKRATPLRDIMVANPISVLDTMSLDDVEDLLESHAFLGVPVIDAQGDLLGVVQRAAVEYARSEQQRSDYLKSQGIVGGEEVRSLPLLDRSKRRLSWLSVNILLNIMAASVIAFFQDTLESVIALAVFLPIISDMSGCSGNQAVAVSMRELSLGLVKPNEALRVWFKEISVGILNGFTLGLLIATAAMLWKGDAMLGFVVGFALCMNTMIAVSFGGVVPLILKRAGVDPAIASGPLLTTITDMCGFFLVLGLASLLLV
- a CDS encoding ABC1 kinase family protein, giving the protein MKITSIPQLYRNLRRCQEILGVLNRYGLAGWLSHFPKTPFSDILKDPQGTPLSQHSREVRIRLALTELGPTFIKLGQILSARPDLVGPALATELRQLHASVPPDPPEIVEATMRAELGEQFELHFAEFDPVPTAVASIGQVHRGRLIDGSDVAVKVQRKGIESTILRDLDVLSGFAQLAQRVSSLAAWGPAEMVAQMGPMLRRELDFERELQNMRLFGGFLANDPKVHVPKTFDALSTHRVLVMQWIDGVSLTKFSDQPPPACDREQLTQRIAQCYMQMLFVHGTFHADPHPGNLLAIGSDELGILDFGMVGRIDDRLRETIEEMLYAISASDQMQLTRLIKRVGKAREDIDEAALSIDVAEYLSTYGPQDLDRFDLTGALNDLSEILHRHSIKLPHQSALLLKMLISLEGTLRELDARFSTLEIMRGFLRRAMMRRLSPRRRLRQARRIYMEAENFLEVVPDQLVSMLEQVRQGHLKVNLQHRRLGPPVNRLVLGMLASALFLGSSLLLSREVPPLLFTEPWRFGLHNISLVGLIGISISLLVMMRLIRAIGRTGHLDDRDSD